Proteins from a genomic interval of Benincasa hispida cultivar B227 chromosome 7, ASM972705v1, whole genome shotgun sequence:
- the LOC120081038 gene encoding UDP-glucosyltransferase 29-like yields the protein MDARQESFKVFMLPWLAHGHISPYLELAKRLAKRKFLVYFCSTPVNLEAIKSNYLSETHSDSIQLVKIHLHSTPELPPHFHTAKGLPPHLMPQLKVAFQMAAPNLQSIIKTLNPDLLIVDILQLWMLPISSSLNIPLIFFPIFGAITISFSIRIVSHHVPFPQFELREYWKSKCPYLEMDETSRQSFKQSLDQSSGIILFKSSREIETKYLEFLASSFVNKIVTTGPLLQEPGCSENENHSEIIEWLDKKEPYSTVLVSFGSEYYLSKEESEEIAHGLEISEANFLWIVRFPKGEETAVEAAVPEGFIERSRERGKIVEGWAPQAEILAHRSTGGHVSHCGWSSFMESLMFGVPVIGAPMQLDGPIVARLAEEIGVGLEIRRDEEGRMMRDEIAGAIKKVLMGKTGEVFRKKAKEICSVLKENDEQEVDKLTTELVMLCQTKRRK from the coding sequence ATGGATGCAAGGCAAGAAAGCTTCAAAGTTTTTATGCTTCCATGGTTAGCCCATGGCCATATATCGCCCTACCTAGAGTTAGCCAAAAGGCTTGCAAAGAGAAAATTTCTAGTTTATTTCTGCTCTACGCCTGTAAATTTAGAAGCCATTAAATCAAATTACCTTTCAGAAACCCACTCTGATTCAATCCAATTAGTGAAAATTCATCTCCATTCAACACCAGAGCTTCCTCCCCATTTTCACACAGCCAAAGGCCTTCCACCGCATTTAATGCCCCAACTCAAAGTCGCCTTTCAAATGGCTGCCCCCAATCTCCAATCTATCATCAAAACCCTAAATCCAGATCTCCTAAtcgtcgacattcttcaactaTGGATGCTTCCCATTTCTTCATCACTCAACATTCCCTTGATTTTCTTCCCTATTTTTGGCGCTATAACCATCTCTTTCTCGATCAGAATCGTCTCCCACCATGTTCCATTTCCCCAATTTGAGCTTCGTGAGTACTGGAAATCCAAATGCCCCTATTTGGAAATGGACGAAACATCGCGTCAATCGTTTAAACAATCCTTGGATCAATCTTCAGGCATAATTTTATTCAAAAGTTCCAGAGAAATCGAGACAAAGTACTTGGAATTTCTCGCGTCTTCGTTCGTGAATAAGATCGTGACCACCGGTCCTCTGCTTCAGGAACCTGGATGCAGTGAAAACGAGAACCACAGCGAAATCATTGAATGGCTGGACAAGAAGGAGCCATATTCGACGGTGCTGGTTTCATTCGGGAGCGAGTATTACCTTTCCAAGGAAGAAAGTGAAGAAATAGCACACGGACTGGAGATCAGCGAGGCGAATTTCTTATGGATCGTCAGGTTTCCGAAGGGAGAGGAGACGGCGGTGGAAGCGGCGGTGCCGGAAGGATTCATCGAGAGGAGCAGAGAGAGAGGGAAGATCGTTGAAGGTTGGGCTCCACAGGCGGAAATACTGGCTCACCGGAGCACCGGTGGCCACGTGAGCCACTGTGGATGGAGCTCGTTCATGGAGAGCTTGATGTTCGGCGTGCCGGTGATTGGAGCGCCGATGCAACTCGACGGGCCGATTGTGGCGAGATTGGCAGAGGAGATCGGCGTGGGGTTGGAGATCAGGAGAGATGAAGAAGGGAGAATGATGAGGGATGAAATTGCAGGAGCAATCAAGAAGGTTTTGATGGGAAAAACAGGGGAAGTTTTTCGAAAGAAAGCAAAAGAAATTTGCAGCGTTTTGAAGGAGAATGACGAACAAGAGGTTGATAAATTGACAACGGAATTAGTGATGTTGTGCCAAACGAAGAGGAGAAAATAA